Proteins from a single region of Sphingomonas swuensis:
- the gatB gene encoding Asp-tRNA(Asn)/Glu-tRNA(Gln) amidotransferase subunit GatB — protein sequence MADANAPYRIKGETGEWEVVVGLEVHAQVTSNAKLFSGAATAFGAEPNTQVSLVDAAMPGMLPIPNKECIRQAVRTGLAIDAQINKWSRFDRKNYFYADLPQGYQISQLYHPLVGEGSVTVLVDEKDEASARTIGVERIHVEQDAGKLMHDQHPTMSYVDLNRSGVALMEIVSKPDLRSPAEAGAYLRKLRAILRYVGSCDGNMEEGSMRADVNVSVRKPGAEFGTRTETKNVNSVRFVQQVIELEARRQIELIEEGGSVVQETRLYDPDKGETRSLRSKEDAHDYRYFPDPDLLPLELDDQFIADCRASLPELPDAKRKRYEASGITPYNASVLTAEVETARWFDALLDAGAEPVRAANWVNAELFGALNRLGRDIADCPVTPTQATELLGLVADGTISGTIAKTVFEKMLESGDGANAIVEREGLKQTSDTGAIDAEIDRILEANADKVAQYREGKVQLFGFFVGQTMKAMAGKANPGVVNERLKAKLG from the coding sequence ATGGCCGACGCGAACGCACCTTATCGCATCAAGGGCGAAACTGGCGAGTGGGAGGTCGTGGTCGGCCTCGAGGTCCACGCCCAGGTGACCTCCAATGCCAAGCTGTTCAGCGGCGCTGCGACCGCCTTCGGGGCCGAGCCGAACACGCAGGTCAGCCTCGTCGACGCCGCGATGCCCGGCATGCTGCCGATCCCGAACAAGGAGTGCATCCGGCAGGCGGTCCGAACCGGGCTCGCGATCGACGCGCAGATCAACAAGTGGTCGCGCTTCGACCGGAAGAACTATTTCTACGCCGATCTGCCGCAGGGCTACCAGATCAGCCAGCTCTATCATCCGCTGGTGGGCGAGGGCTCGGTCACTGTCCTCGTCGACGAGAAGGACGAGGCGAGCGCGCGTACCATCGGCGTCGAGCGGATCCACGTCGAGCAGGACGCGGGCAAGCTGATGCACGACCAGCATCCGACGATGAGCTACGTCGACCTCAATCGCTCGGGCGTCGCGCTGATGGAGATCGTCTCCAAGCCCGACCTCCGCTCGCCCGCCGAAGCCGGGGCCTATCTCCGCAAGCTGCGCGCCATCCTTCGCTACGTCGGCTCGTGCGACGGCAACATGGAAGAGGGCTCGATGCGCGCCGACGTCAACGTCTCGGTGCGCAAGCCCGGAGCCGAGTTCGGAACCCGGACCGAGACCAAGAACGTCAACTCGGTCCGCTTCGTGCAGCAGGTGATCGAGCTCGAGGCCCGCCGCCAGATCGAGCTGATCGAGGAGGGTGGCAGCGTCGTCCAGGAAACTCGGCTCTATGATCCCGACAAGGGCGAGACGCGGTCGCTGCGGTCGAAGGAAGACGCGCACGACTATCGCTACTTCCCCGATCCCGACCTGCTCCCGCTCGAGCTCGACGACCAGTTCATCGCGGACTGCCGCGCGTCGCTGCCCGAACTGCCCGACGCCAAGCGTAAGCGCTACGAGGCGAGCGGCATCACCCCCTACAATGCCAGCGTGCTGACCGCCGAGGTCGAGACCGCGCGCTGGTTCGACGCCTTGCTCGACGCCGGCGCCGAGCCGGTCCGGGCCGCCAACTGGGTCAATGCGGAGCTGTTCGGCGCGCTCAATCGGCTGGGCCGGGACATCGCCGATTGCCCGGTGACGCCGACGCAGGCCACCGAGCTTCTCGGCCTCGTCGCCGACGGCACGATCAGCGGCACCATCGCCAAGACCGTATTCGAGAAGATGCTCGAGAGCGGCGACGGCGCCAATGCGATCGTCGAGCGCGAAGGCCTCAAGCAGACCAGCGACACCGGCGCGATCGACGCCGAGATCGACCGGATCCTCGAGGCCAATGCCGACAAGGTCGCCCAGTATCGGGAGGGCAAGGTCCAGCTGTTCGGCTTCTTCGTCGGCCAGACGATGAAGGCGATGGCGGGCAAGGCCAACCCGGGCGTGGTCAACGAGCGGCTGAAGGCGAAGCTGGGCTAG
- the gatC gene encoding Asp-tRNA(Asn)/Glu-tRNA(Gln) amidotransferase subunit GatC, with translation MSVDTATVRHIAKLARLQMSDAEVEALVPELNNILGWVEQLGEVDTTGVEPLATVIDQKLRLRDDVIDADPLTGGNVRDKVLLNAPDAQHGFFAVPKVIE, from the coding sequence ATGTCCGTCGATACCGCCACCGTGCGGCACATCGCCAAGCTTGCGCGGCTCCAGATGAGCGACGCGGAAGTCGAGGCGCTGGTGCCCGAACTCAACAACATCCTCGGCTGGGTCGAGCAGCTCGGCGAAGTCGACACGACCGGCGTCGAGCCGCTCGCCACCGTCATCGACCAGAAGCTGCGGCTTCGCGATGACGTGATCGACGCCGACCCGCTGACCGGCGGCAACGTCCGCGACAAGGTGCTGCTGAACGCCCCCGACGCCCAGCACGGCTTCTTCGCCGTCCCCAAGGTGATCGAATAG
- the gatA gene encoding Asp-tRNA(Asn)/Glu-tRNA(Gln) amidotransferase subunit GatA — MADLTALTLTQLRDGFRAGDFSAREIAEQYNAAVAAARTLNAYTVETPEDALACANTADAGRQSGDLKPLSGIPLGIKDLFATEGVDTTSGSNILKGFKPPYESTVSAKLREAGAGMLGKLNMDEFAMGSSNETSAYGPVISPWKRSDGGNASLTPGGSSGGSAAAVAAGLAPGVTGTDTGGSIRQPAAFTGITGIKPTYGRCSRWGIVSFASSLDQAGPMSRTVRDCAILLEAMSGFDPKDATSLDAPVPAWEQGLSSDLKGKRVGIPKEYRIDGVPDEINALWDQGIAWLRDAGATIVDISLPHTKYALPTYYIIAPAEASSNLARYDGVRYGLREAPEGGNLDAMYAATRAAGFGTEVKRRIMIGTYVLSAGFYDAYFTKAQRVRALIKQDFARAFEQCDIILTPTAPSAAFGIGEKMSDPLAMYLNDVFAVPASLAGLPAMSVPGGLDSQGLPLGLHLIGREMDEQGVLNAGLAIEERAGFTARPGKWW; from the coding sequence GTGGCCGACCTCACCGCCCTCACGCTGACCCAGCTCCGCGACGGCTTTCGTGCCGGTGACTTCTCCGCTCGCGAGATCGCCGAGCAGTATAATGCCGCGGTCGCGGCCGCCCGCACGCTCAACGCCTATACGGTCGAGACTCCCGAGGACGCGCTCGCCTGCGCCAACACGGCCGACGCCGGGCGCCAGTCGGGCGACCTCAAGCCGCTGTCGGGTATTCCGCTCGGAATCAAGGACCTGTTCGCGACCGAGGGCGTCGACACGACCTCGGGCTCGAACATCCTCAAGGGCTTTAAGCCGCCCTACGAGAGCACGGTCTCGGCAAAGCTCCGCGAGGCCGGCGCCGGAATGCTCGGCAAGCTCAACATGGACGAGTTCGCGATGGGCTCGTCGAACGAGACCAGCGCCTACGGTCCGGTTATCAGCCCTTGGAAGCGGAGCGACGGTGGCAACGCCTCGCTGACCCCGGGCGGAAGCTCGGGCGGGTCGGCGGCGGCGGTCGCGGCGGGGCTTGCTCCGGGCGTCACCGGCACCGACACCGGCGGCTCGATCCGCCAGCCCGCGGCCTTCACCGGGATCACGGGGATCAAGCCGACTTACGGCCGCTGCAGCCGCTGGGGCATCGTTAGCTTCGCCTCGTCGCTCGACCAGGCCGGCCCGATGAGCCGCACGGTGCGCGACTGCGCGATCCTCTTGGAAGCGATGAGCGGCTTCGATCCCAAGGACGCGACCTCGCTCGACGCGCCGGTCCCGGCGTGGGAACAGGGCCTGTCGAGCGATCTCAAAGGCAAGCGCGTCGGCATTCCGAAGGAATATCGGATCGACGGCGTTCCGGACGAGATCAACGCGCTGTGGGACCAGGGGATCGCCTGGCTCAGGGATGCAGGCGCGACGATCGTCGACATCTCGCTTCCGCACACCAAATATGCGCTTCCGACCTATTACATCATCGCGCCGGCCGAGGCTTCGTCCAACCTCGCCCGCTATGACGGGGTCCGCTACGGGCTTCGCGAGGCGCCGGAAGGCGGCAACCTCGACGCCATGTATGCCGCGACCCGCGCCGCGGGCTTCGGCACCGAGGTCAAGCGCCGGATCATGATCGGCACCTACGTCCTCTCGGCCGGTTTCTACGACGCCTATTTCACCAAGGCGCAGCGCGTCCGCGCGCTGATCAAGCAGGACTTCGCCCGCGCGTTCGAGCAGTGCGACATCATCCTGACCCCGACCGCGCCGAGCGCCGCCTTCGGAATCGGCGAGAAGATGAGCGATCCGCTGGCGATGTATCTGAACGACGTCTTCGCCGTGCCCGCCAGCCTCGCCGGCCTGCCCGCGATGAGCGTGCCCGGTGGCCTCGACAGCCAGGGCCTGCCGCTGGGCCTTCACCTGATCGGCCGCGAGATGGACGAGCAGGGCGTGCTGAACGCCGGTCTGGCGATTGAAGAACGCGCGGGCTTCACCGCGCGTCCGGGGAAGTGGTGGTAA